From one Henriciella marina DSM 19595 genomic stretch:
- a CDS encoding DUF1285 domain-containing protein: protein MKSNENTAISLNDLLKVIAPDPSGQKLPPVESWSPERSVDIDMEIRADGSWWHEGGRVNRQKLVKLFSTILRKDEDGSHWLVTPYEKVVVHVSDAAFIATRVDRAGEAGEDQSLAFVTNVGDVVVAGADNPLRIETDPETLEPSPYLLVRGRLEAKLSRPVFYELAAMAVPSPDDAGRLGVWSDGVFFDIGPAQD from the coding sequence GTGAAATCCAATGAAAACACTGCAATCAGCTTGAACGACCTGCTGAAAGTCATCGCACCGGACCCGAGCGGGCAAAAACTGCCCCCTGTTGAGAGCTGGTCGCCGGAGCGGTCTGTCGATATCGACATGGAAATCAGGGCCGATGGCAGCTGGTGGCATGAAGGCGGGCGAGTCAATCGCCAGAAGCTCGTGAAGCTGTTTTCGACGATCCTGCGCAAGGACGAAGACGGCTCGCACTGGCTGGTGACGCCTTACGAAAAGGTTGTCGTCCATGTGTCCGATGCGGCATTCATTGCGACCCGTGTCGACCGGGCAGGCGAAGCGGGCGAGGACCAGTCGCTGGCCTTTGTGACCAATGTTGGCGATGTGGTTGTTGCGGGCGCTGACAATCCGTTGCGGATCGAGACAGACCCGGAGACGCTTGAGCCGTCGCCCTATCTGCTGGTGCGCGGGCGGCTTGAAGCGAAACTGTCGCGTCCGGTCTTTTATGAGCTTGCGGCCATGGCGGTGCCTTCGCCTGATGATGCTGGCCGGCTTGGCGTCTGGTCGGATGGTGTGTTCTTCGACATCGGTCCGGCGCAGGACTGA
- a CDS encoding AAA family ATPase, with protein MADDNDAVVQEAEAAGETLEKVKAEIAKAVFGQDRVIELALSAILAGGHALLIGAPGLAKTRLVEAMGTALGINSQRIQFTPDLMPSDILGSEVLDEGASGERSFRFIKGPIFTQLLMADEINRASPRTQSALLQAMQERHVTVAGVRHDLPAPFHVLATQNPIEQEGTYPLPEAQLDRFLLKIDVTYPDLDTERQILVETTGLSDAVVSPAIDGEQLQALQRIVRQMPVGEKVLAAILATVREARPEQTSDERVKRFVDWGPSPRAGQALMLACRSRALLRGRLAPSLEDVEALAEPCLGHRMAMRYDPTGQAPTMRELIDDLAKSTG; from the coding sequence ATGGCAGACGATAATGACGCGGTTGTACAAGAGGCAGAAGCCGCTGGCGAAACGCTGGAAAAGGTCAAAGCCGAGATCGCGAAAGCCGTCTTCGGCCAGGACCGCGTGATCGAACTTGCCCTGTCGGCCATTCTGGCAGGCGGCCATGCGCTGCTGATCGGCGCGCCCGGTCTTGCAAAGACCCGCCTTGTCGAAGCCATGGGCACCGCCCTTGGCATCAACTCGCAGCGTATCCAGTTCACGCCAGACCTGATGCCATCAGACATTCTCGGCTCTGAAGTGCTCGACGAAGGCGCCAGCGGTGAGCGCAGCTTCCGCTTCATCAAGGGCCCGATCTTTACCCAGCTTCTGATGGCAGACGAGATCAACCGCGCTTCGCCGCGTACCCAGTCTGCGCTTCTTCAGGCCATGCAGGAACGCCACGTCACAGTGGCCGGCGTCCGCCATGACCTGCCTGCCCCTTTCCATGTGCTGGCCACCCAGAACCCGATCGAGCAGGAAGGCACCTACCCCCTTCCAGAGGCCCAGCTTGACCGCTTCCTTCTGAAAATCGACGTCACCTATCCAGATCTCGACACCGAGCGCCAGATCCTCGTCGAAACGACGGGGCTTTCGGACGCGGTCGTCTCCCCGGCCATCGACGGCGAACAGCTTCAGGCGCTTCAGCGCATCGTCCGCCAGATGCCCGTCGGCGAAAAAGTCCTCGCCGCCATCCTCGCCACCGTGCGGGAAGCCCGGCCTGAACAGACTTCGGACGAGCGTGTCAAACGCTTCGTTGACTGGGGCCCAAGCCCGCGCGCCGGTCAGGCGCTTATGCTGGCCTGCCGGTCCCGCGCCTTGCTTCGCGGTCGTCTCGCGCCATCGCTGGAAGATGTCGAAGCGCTCGCCGAACCCTGCCTCGGGCACCGTATGGCCATGCGCTATGATCCGACCGGTCAGGCCCCGACCATGCGCGAGCTGATCGACGACCTCGCAAAATCGACAGGCTGA
- a CDS encoding CoA pyrophosphatase gives MAFVDLDDFLARARLRLDPVTGEERLAEGGDIEFLDADGIAGIRRAAVLVPIIPRAGGPAVLLTHRPDTMPTHPGQVAFPGGKVDPIDADEIEAALREAEEEVGIDPDRIELIARGAPYITGTGFRIVPVLAVLHESFVARPDPVEVDSVFETPLSFLMKAANHHRQQTSWKGQVRHYYEMPYDGHRIWGVTAGIIRALYERLYEPGEEAA, from the coding sequence ATGGCATTTGTGGACCTCGACGACTTTCTGGCGCGTGCGCGCCTGCGCCTCGACCCGGTCACCGGGGAGGAACGCCTGGCTGAGGGCGGCGACATCGAGTTTCTGGACGCAGACGGCATTGCCGGTATTCGGCGGGCGGCGGTTCTGGTGCCGATCATTCCGCGGGCTGGCGGGCCTGCGGTCCTTCTGACACACCGCCCGGACACCATGCCGACGCATCCCGGTCAGGTCGCCTTTCCAGGTGGCAAGGTCGACCCGATCGACGCAGATGAGATCGAGGCTGCGCTGCGCGAGGCCGAAGAGGAAGTTGGCATCGACCCGGACCGGATTGAGCTGATCGCGCGCGGGGCGCCGTACATTACAGGTACCGGATTTCGCATCGTGCCGGTGCTGGCTGTCCTGCACGAGAGCTTTGTCGCGCGGCCCGATCCGGTGGAGGTCGACAGTGTGTTCGAGACGCCGCTTTCCTTCCTGATGAAGGCGGCCAACCATCACCGCCAGCAGACAAGCTGGAAAGGCCAGGTCCGGCATTATTACGAGATGCCGTATGACGGCCACCGCATCTGGGGCGTGACGGCAGGGATCATACGCGCTTTATATGAACGGCTATACGAACCCGGGGAGGAAGCGGCTTGA
- a CDS encoding CCA tRNA nucleotidyltransferase, producing the protein MTRLENTDWIDAPTTRAVIAALHDARPGSARFVGGCVRNEIMGKPVDDIDIATQLTPEAVIAALEAAGIRAIPTGIEHGTITAVIDSKPFEITTLRRDVETDGRHAVVAFTEDWAEDAARRDFRLNALYADPDGTLHDPTGGGLDDAKTGRVIFIGDADQRLREDYLRILRFYRFNAWYGAGIDPEGQAACARQKDGLHQIAVERIWKELRKLLSAPDPTPAVNAMVESEVLALLLPESQSLDGLHDLRVSETLSGVGADPMLRLMALIDRSAPSVMAVSKRLKLSNAEADRLTMWAADNLPAVQGMTGAELRRALYWHGKQAVVDRALTSGENVRDHLYAIRAWKRPEFPVGGEDALAAGLQGPEIGKALRALEEWWMGEDFQPDREELLARLAKKS; encoded by the coding sequence ATGACCCGGCTAGAGAACACTGACTGGATCGACGCGCCCACCACACGCGCCGTGATCGCCGCCTTGCATGATGCAAGGCCCGGCAGCGCGCGCTTTGTTGGTGGCTGCGTGCGCAACGAGATCATGGGTAAGCCGGTCGATGATATCGATATCGCCACGCAGCTGACGCCTGAGGCGGTGATCGCCGCGCTGGAGGCCGCCGGTATCCGCGCCATTCCGACAGGGATCGAGCATGGCACCATCACGGCGGTTATCGACAGCAAGCCGTTCGAGATCACCACGCTTCGCCGCGACGTTGAGACCGATGGGCGTCACGCCGTTGTCGCCTTCACCGAGGACTGGGCCGAGGATGCTGCGCGCCGCGATTTCCGGCTGAACGCGCTCTATGCTGACCCGGACGGCACGTTGCATGACCCGACGGGCGGGGGCCTCGACGATGCGAAGACTGGCCGTGTCATTTTTATTGGCGACGCAGACCAACGCCTGCGCGAAGACTATCTCCGAATTCTTCGCTTCTATCGCTTTAATGCCTGGTATGGCGCGGGGATCGACCCGGAGGGCCAGGCTGCCTGCGCCCGCCAGAAGGATGGGCTGCACCAGATCGCCGTGGAGCGGATCTGGAAGGAGCTTCGCAAGCTGCTAAGCGCGCCAGACCCGACGCCTGCGGTCAATGCGATGGTGGAGAGCGAGGTATTGGCGCTCCTGTTGCCGGAATCGCAGTCGCTGGATGGGCTGCATGATTTGCGCGTCAGTGAGACATTGTCCGGTGTCGGCGCCGATCCGATGCTGCGTCTGATGGCGCTGATCGACCGCAGCGCGCCGTCGGTTATGGCGGTGTCCAAACGGCTCAAGCTGTCCAATGCCGAGGCGGACCGTCTGACCATGTGGGCGGCCGACAATCTGCCAGCCGTTCAGGGCATGACGGGCGCGGAGCTCCGCCGGGCGCTCTACTGGCATGGCAAGCAGGCCGTGGTCGACCGCGCGCTGACCTCCGGCGAGAATGTCCGCGACCATCTCTACGCGATCCGCGCCTGGAAGCGGCCAGAGTTTCCCGTCGGCGGCGAAGATGCGCTGGCGGCGGGCCTTCAGGGGCCCGAGATCGGCAAGGCGCTGCGCGCGCTCGAAGAATGGTGGATGGGCGAGGACTTCCAGCCAGACCGGGAAGAGCTGCTGGCGAGACTGGCGAAAAAATCCTGA
- the hemF gene encoding oxygen-dependent coproporphyrinogen oxidase has translation MTDTELESRKIRARTWFEALQLEIIASFELLEAEAQPPLYPGPPATFMRTPWSRGDGTEDLGGGTMAIMKGKLFEKVGVHTSCVYGDFSEAFRAQIPGADKSGGRFWAAGISLIAHLRNPRVPAVHMNTRMLVTSESWFGGGADLTPLLTYQREEGFPDTVDFHAAMKAACDSHDPTFYPQFTAQCDEYFHLHHRDEPRGTGGIFYDRHNTGDWEADFAFTQDVGRAFRDIYPQLVRRRMKESWNEEEREEQLVRRGRYVEFNLLYDRGTTFGLKTGGNVNSILSSMPPVVKWP, from the coding sequence ATGACCGACACCGAACTAGAATCGCGCAAGATCAGGGCCAGGACCTGGTTCGAGGCACTCCAGCTCGAAATCATCGCCAGTTTCGAATTACTGGAAGCCGAAGCGCAGCCGCCGCTTTATCCCGGTCCGCCGGCCACCTTCATGCGCACGCCCTGGTCACGAGGTGACGGCACCGAGGATCTCGGCGGCGGCACGATGGCCATAATGAAAGGCAAGCTTTTCGAGAAAGTCGGCGTGCACACATCGTGCGTTTACGGCGACTTCTCCGAAGCCTTCCGCGCGCAGATCCCCGGCGCAGACAAATCCGGTGGCCGGTTCTGGGCCGCAGGCATCTCGCTCATCGCGCACCTTCGCAATCCGCGCGTGCCCGCCGTTCATATGAACACCCGCATGCTTGTCACCAGCGAAAGCTGGTTTGGCGGCGGCGCTGACCTCACCCCGCTTCTCACCTATCAGCGCGAAGAAGGCTTCCCCGACACGGTCGACTTCCACGCCGCCATGAAAGCGGCCTGCGACAGCCACGACCCGACTTTCTATCCACAGTTCACCGCCCAGTGCGATGAGTACTTCCACCTTCATCACCGCGATGAACCACGCGGCACGGGCGGCATCTTCTATGACCGCCATAATACCGGCGACTGGGAGGCTGACTTTGCCTTCACGCAGGATGTCGGGCGAGCCTTCAGGGACATCTACCCGCAGCTTGTTCGCCGGCGTATGAAGGAAAGCTGGAATGAGGAGGAACGCGAAGAACAGCTCGTACGGCGCGGGCGCTATGTTGAGTTCAACCTGCTCTATGACCGCGGCACGACGTTTGGCCTCAAGACCGGCGGCAATGTGAACTCGATCCTTTCCTCCATGCCGCCCGTCGTAAAATGGCCGTGA
- a CDS encoding TspO/MBR family protein, with amino-acid sequence MTETSDTSKNSPWRAIIAIIALTIAVAALGGLVSGGSQDPWYAALNKPPYNPPDQAFAIVWPVLYALMALGAIIVRLKAKSFARASAALGIFFTQLAVNLSWSWVFFGFQSPLIALIIIAILLALIILMIRAFARHSIISAILQVPYLGWVCFAAYLNGFIVYAN; translated from the coding sequence ATGACCGAGACATCAGACACCAGCAAAAACAGCCCGTGGCGCGCCATCATTGCGATCATCGCTCTGACGATCGCGGTTGCCGCGCTTGGTGGTCTGGTCTCCGGCGGCAGTCAGGACCCGTGGTATGCGGCGCTGAACAAGCCGCCTTACAATCCGCCAGACCAGGCCTTCGCCATCGTCTGGCCTGTGCTCTATGCGCTGATGGCGCTTGGCGCGATCATCGTGCGCCTGAAAGCAAAATCCTTTGCCCGCGCCAGCGCAGCGCTCGGCATTTTCTTTACCCAGTTGGCCGTGAACCTCTCCTGGAGCTGGGTCTTCTTCGGCTTCCAGTCGCCGCTCATCGCGCTCATCATCATCGCCATCCTGCTGGCGCTCATCATCCTGATGATCCGCGCCTTCGCGCGCCACTCGATCATTTCGGCCATCCTACAGGTCCCCTATCTCGGCTGGGTCTGCTTCGCCGCCTACCTCAACGGCTTCATCGTCTACGCGAACTAG
- the petA gene encoding ubiquinol-cytochrome c reductase iron-sulfur subunit gives MSDAQTTPHETIDEDRRDFIHIATAATAVAGAGALAYVFVDQMNAASDTKAASSLDVDVSKVPMGGEIRVLIGGKPFFIRHRTEAEIRAARSVDVSSLPDPQSDEERLVPMEGGEYNTAILVTSGSCTHLGCVPVGPAQGNTGDFGGWYCPCHGSHYDTSGRIRRGPAPTNLPVPDYNWVSPAVINISL, from the coding sequence GTGAGCGACGCGCAAACCACACCACACGAGACGATCGACGAAGATCGTCGTGATTTCATTCACATCGCAACGGCAGCGACTGCCGTAGCTGGCGCTGGTGCGCTGGCCTATGTCTTCGTCGACCAGATGAATGCAGCCAGCGACACGAAGGCGGCATCCAGCCTCGACGTCGATGTTTCGAAAGTGCCGATGGGCGGTGAAATCCGGGTTCTGATCGGCGGCAAGCCGTTCTTTATCCGCCACCGGACCGAAGCAGAGATCCGCGCTGCGCGCAGCGTCGATGTCTCATCGCTTCCAGACCCGCAGAGCGACGAAGAGCGCCTGGTGCCGATGGAGGGCGGTGAGTATAACACCGCCATTCTCGTTACTTCGGGCAGCTGTACGCATCTTGGTTGTGTCCCGGTTGGTCCTGCGCAGGGCAATACCGGTGACTTTGGCGGTTGGTACTGCCCCTGCCACGGCTCGCACTATGACACCTCCGGCCGCATTCGCCGCGGGCCCGCTCCGACGAACCTTCCGGTTCCGGACTATAACTGGGTCAGCCCGGCCGTGATCAATATTTCGCTTTAA